The genomic window atatttttttaaaaatgcatttgatacAATTCATGACTGTTAAAGTTGAATTAGTAAATAGGTCATTTctccttcattattttttgtcatAGTAAAAATCTGATCTGGTGCATATTAAATCATCTAATACCTTAAATAAGGATGTGTGCATACAGTGGTAAAAGGTAATATCAGAATAAACCAACCAAAAAATCCCTATTTCTTGGGAAAAATAGTCACAAcgtataaatacaaaataagataTAAACTTtaatctgtgcattttttttttttttgcattcgGATATAATCAATCCATCCAGCTTACTCATTTTCTGAGCTTGGTGGTAAAACTGCCTGACTGATTTGCCCCTAGTCATGCACAAAAGTCAGGAGTGAAAGCTCAGATCTAGGTTTGCAGATGCTTATGCAGCTGTCCTAGTCAGTAGGTGGTCACCTTCCTTCACATTTAATAAAGGCTGTATGATAGATAGCATCTTTCCTGTAATAGAAAGGGCtccttttctgttattcttGTATTTATGACTGTTCCTTCTAGAATAATAAAATGGGAAATTTACTGCTAATGGCATTGCCGTACTCAGAAGTCCATAGATCTGCTAGGTGTACACGTGATAAACCTCTTGTAATTATGGAAAGAAGCCACTTGGTGTAGAGTTTATATGCATCTTGCATGACGATTGTTTTTCATGCCAGCTGCACTGTCTTTTCAGTAGCAGTATGACTCTACggtgaaaaaaaacagtggaacAGTGGAGGGGAAAGCATTTGGCTGGCtgctcctcactgcagaaacTGGGTTACTAAAGGCGGTACCGGTATGTTCGCCATGGAAAAGGTGAGGACGCGCTGAGGTGATGCACTCAGTGCAGTTCAGCCTAACTCGCTGCAGCTGGACGGGGAAGGCGCCCTCGGtccgccgcggcccggggggcGGAGCGCGCCGCATCATGTGCGCCGCTCCGGGGCTGGGCGGCCGAGTTCCAGGCTGGGGCTCGCTCCGCCCCTTCCGGCAGTTCAGCATCAGCTGGTGGGGCGTTGGGGCGTTGCTGGGCGCGCTCTCGGGCCTGCCTCGAGGCTGGGCTTGCCGCTTCTCCAATCGAAGCTGAGAATAGTGTCTCGTTCGGCTGCGTCATCAGCAGCGCGCCTTTCCTCGGCCAATCGGAAGCCTCTGTTAGTGGGTCACCCAATCGGAATGCTCGCTGCCAACGCCCGCCCCGAGAGGGCTCGGACAGTTTTTCCGCGCTGCCAATAGGTGAGCTGTGGGGTGGGGCTTGCAGCGGGCGGGGCGGAGCAAGGCAGGGAGCGGTGCAGGCGCTGGGTTTGGCTTGGTTTCCACCgccatcatcatcatcatcatcatcatcatcatcatcatcatcatcatcatcatcatgatCCATAGCCTGTTCCTGATCAACGCTTCGGGGGACATCTTCCTCGAAAAGCACTGGAAGAGCGTTGTCAGCCGCTCCGTCTGCGACTACTTCTTCGAGGCGCAGGAGAGGGCCTCAGAGGCGGAGAACGTGCCGCCGGTGATCCCCACGCCGCACCACTACCTCCTCAGCGTCTACCGCCACAAGATCTTCTTCGTGGCTGTCATCCAGAGCGAGGTGCCGCCCCTCTTCGTCATCGAGTTCCTGCACCGCGTCGTCGACACCTTTCAGGTGTGGCCGcaggccccgcggcgccccgctgcGGCTGAGGGGCGAGTGCGCTGAGGCGGCCCTGGAAAGGGAGAggcccggggggctgcagcgcggggtggggggatcGGGCTTCTGCGAAGGAGGATCGGCAAAAGGGCAACCTTTCACGTTACTGGCAtttagtttcctctttttttttcccaactctTACTCTGATCCTGCACGAGAAAAGATCTAGAGTGGGTCCTGAGGAAACGATGGATTCAGGATAAGATTGTGCTTGCAGGAGCTTTCAGCAACCAAGACTTTGATTTGTTTCTCAGCCTTGTCTCTTCAGGGCTTGTGAACTAAGACTAAGACCAAGCTAGATTTGTTCTCTCCAGGAGTGCAGGATTTGTAGTCATGTGCTTTAGTTAGTGATGATTTATCTTTGTGTTTACATCTTGTGGTATTTCTTGcaagcatacttttttttttcccctagagaAGTGAGTTACAAGAGTTGTTTCAGAGCAACCACAGTCCCCTCTGTGTCATATTGACACGATTGTATGCCCATTTGGGGAAGCAGTGAAGACTGTTTTTTGTCTGCCGTTGACATGGTTATGTAGTCTGGATGCAAAGTGTCTTGTGACCAACAGCCTACCATAATATAGGAAATACGGAATTTTGGTCAAACAAGAATATCTTGTGAGCTTTACTTCCATGTGCTAGTCAGGCACATGAGTGTAGATTCTGAGTTATGTGCATGGAGTTCAGGGAGTGAATTAGCTCCTTTCACTTACTGCCAGAGCCCATATCCAAGGACTTTGTGATTTCTAATGTTTGTCTTTCTGTTGGTGAGACTCATTCATTTCTTTAGGTTATGTAAGACTAGATCTGATGCCCTGCTGAGCTCTTTGGACTGAACTTCTTGAGttgaaaagtaattttgttgGAATTTTGAAAAAGACTTGTCCTAGTTGTATACCCGTACCATCACTCAGCTTACAAATTGTTTTGGTGTATTTCCTCTGCAAattttaatactgtttattattgttatagagtaggagaagaaaaagtaggGCAAAGCTGGGGAATAAGCTTATCTGTGGGTCTTTTATGACTCACTTTCTAGGATTCTAATTCATACACATCTGGGATTAAGAGGTAGGGTGTTCTGTTATGCagagagaattatttttcatgcttttcgGAAGATTGGACTTCTGCTCTTTGTCCAAGGCTTCTTAGGATGTGTAAGCAGTCTGACATACACTAAATGGTATCAGAACAAAGAAACATGGACTGTATGTTAGAGGGACTTTAGAAATATTatcctaaaaaacaaacatagaCTTAAGCAGAATATGCAAAAAGTTTGATGCAGTTCTTTCCCTATATTCTACAGCAAAATAACTCtaattctgtaaatatttttaaaaattatttattgtgTTATGCCTACATGTACATTTGCATTGTAACAAAACTAATTGGAAGGCTTTGATCAGGAGATACTGAATTCCTTAAACAGCAGTGCTGCATGGTTAAGATATTGAAAGTACTGTAGACAAAGACTATGACAGATACAGAAGACTGTATTTAGTACTGGATTCTAATGAAATGCATCACCATATACAAGTCAGAGTAATGGGTGAAGGAAATATGCTTTTTGTATACATACTGCTGCTTAATCAGTTGCAATTAGCACTTTGTAAgtgctaattttaaaaagtctcttcTCTGTAAGAGAGAGTCTTTCTatagagagagaagaagagcaTGTTGTGATGCACTAATATGCCAGCTTGCTGGGGCAGTGGTGGAAGTATGCTTAGAACTGTGCACATCTGTTGGAGTGCTTAGTCTGTCCAATGGGCTTCTGTAGATATATGGAGTTTCAGTGTTGTTTCACTTCATCTGGAAGGAGACTTGGTTTATTCCTGTGGAGCATAACACTGAGCTAAATCATCAGTAAGACTCTCTTATCTTCAGCTTCTAGAAGTTGTTGagtaattatttcttttacacAGGATTATTTTGGTGTCTGTTCAGAGGTGATGATCAAGGACAATGTTGTGGTGGTTTATGAGGTGCTGGAGGAAATGCTGGACAATGGTTTTCCATTGGCAACGGAATCTAATATTCTCAAGGAGCTGATAAAACCTCCCACTATCCTGCGAACAGTTGTCAACACCATCACAGGTACagggaaacaaaaaacagataagCTGGAGCAGTATTCgtgcaaaaatatatttggataTGGGTCGAAAAGAGAATCTGTGTTGTCTGATAGCCTCTGAACTCCGACACTGCTATATCTTGGGAGGTCTGTGATAGTGCTTTGCTCTAGACTTATCCTAGTTCCAGTACCATTTGTAtccttttaacaaaaagaacagaatacaCAGACTGCATTTCTAGTTAGAGCTACAATGCAACTTCCTAGATGagtggggttttgtttttgtttgcttgttctgTTTAAATAACTCTATTCTGTGCTTCACTGGAATGTGTTCCAAAGTCAGATGTAGGAGAGATGGAATTTAGACGATGAGTCGTAACTGCTCTTCTGAAAAGGAGATTCTCAGAAATTGATTACAGCTTAGTTGGATGAGGCCAGGTATGACTTCTGGAGCATTTGCTGACATCTGTGGGTTTTCTGAtcaacttttcttttccaggaagCACAAATGTGGGTGACCAGCTCCCCACAGGACAGCTATCAGTGGTGCCTTGGAGACGTACTGGTGTGAAATATACCAACAATGAGGCATATTTTGATGTGATTGAGGAGATAGATGCAATCATTGACAAATCAGGTATGGAAGTTGCCTCTGTCTAAGACTAGAGTAGCATGTCCTGATAGTGCTTGAAGAGAGAAGGTTTGCCAGAGTTGCTCTTTCCTCAAATGTGGGAAGTTCTGTTCCTATTCTTACTCTGAAGTCTTGCCAACCTGTAGGTTCTATTTGGTCAAATGTGTTAGTGAAGCATCAAGAAATTGACtttgtccttttcctttgaCCATCCTTAAGATATTGTATGCAATTCTATATTGGAAAATAGAAGGTGAGTGGCAATTGTGCCTTCTGGGGCTATTCTCTTAGATTCAGTGCTTCTTAGTTTTGTTATAGTTGGGAGCCATTGTCGCTGGTAATCAAAATGGATGTTGCTGATGACAGTGGTTATTTATATGCATCTTCTCTAGAAGCAGTTGAGAGTGAAAAAAGTATTGAGCAGCAAACTTAATGAGCGATGACATTTCATAAAGGTGTTAGATTCCCTCCCTTCCCGCTTCGTATCTTTTTCATGTCATGATGAGTTTTGTTCTGATTCATATAACCTcctatgtttatttttgcaggtTCCACAGTTACTGCTGAAATCCAAGGGGTGATTGATGCTTGTGTCAAGCTGACTGGGATGCCAGACCTTACCCTCTCCTTTATGGTAAAGCTCAAGAAAGGGGCATTGTATGCTGTGTCTTTACTCAACTGTCTTTAACAGCTTTTCCCAATTCTGCTACTAGGATCTTCCTCACACTGGGATGTATTCCAATAGGTCAGAACCTGGATatagcaaagaaaggaagaaagaactAACAATGGAAGCTCATAGTGAACTTCAGCAACTTTGAGTCCGAGAGTTATTTTTGGATGCTTTGTTAAAAGTACTGTTCATGTGTTGTGATAAATTTGATATATAAAGTGATGCTTTAGGCAGATATGCTAAAGGACcatcttttcattattattcgTCAGTGTAATTATTTGACATGAATGAATTTGTTAAAATATGATAGAGTATTTTGAGTACAGCTATTGCACAGATGTGACAGCATTAAATAGCTTATTTGAATGTAGGCACCCTCAAGTAGATAGAGGGTGTTGAATGGTATGCAATTCATGGACGGATGGCTGAGGAGAAGGGATTATTTTAATCCCTTCTTCAATTTTGTGACTTCTTCTGATTGCAGAACCCCCGATTGTTGGATGATGTCAGTTTTCACCCATGTGTGCGTTTTAAGCGCTGGGAGTCAGAGCGAATACTCTCCTTCATTCCACCTGATGGAAATTTTCGCTTACTCTCCTACCATGTCAGTGCTCAGAAGTAAGTCGTGAATTTAGTGCTGCAAATTCTATAATTTGGATCTGCTTgactgtgaaaagaaagaattgctaGTAAAGATTTGGTTTGCTTTGCCAAATGAAGATGTGCATGATaactttcactttttcttttaaaaaattttgtttcctccttGTTTGGAGCagtgattctgtaatttttccCATCAATTTGAAAACCAATAGCAGATGAACACATTAAGCCAGGGGTGAATTAGACAGTAGGGAGTTACCAACCTAATAATTTTCTGTGcttacaagatttttttaaaggtaaaagAAGGTAATTctgtaaactatttttttaatgcctctTTTAATGGAGCTATAACTTTTTGCCAATTGTTTGCACTTTTCTAAGGAAGCAGGCTACCCAGTAGTAGTTTGGATTATAGATACTAAAGCATTTTGATAGACTTTGTCAGTTGTTTCTCAAGTAGATGAAaaggagtattttaaaaaaagaaaaagtctagTTGAAAGCATATACTTTCTAGAGCTGCTTGCCAGTTTGGTTGTGACGTGCAAGAAGATTCTCCATCTCCAGTCTCCTGCTCTACTGCAAGTCCTCAGCCTTCCTATGATGGGAAGTAGAAAGTTAAGATATGGAAACCTTGCTAAAAAGATGTAATTAACACTTGAGATCAGCATTCTGTCTCTGTTCTGTGATTCAGCAAATAAAGTCAGCCTAggttaccttttttcttttatggagATTGTGCACAGTTTTCAGTGTGGAATGTGGCAAGGACTGCATcaggaaaagtgaaaatgtaGGGAGGGATTGAAAAGgactcttttcttttattctagTCTTGTGGCAATTCCTGTCTACGTTAAACACAATATCAGCTTCCGTGATGGCAGCTCATTGGGACGCTTTGAGATCACTGTGGGACCGAAGCAGACTATGGGGAAGATGATAGAGGGAGTGATGGTCGCTAGCCAGATGCCAAAAGGTGTCTTAAACATGAGCCTCACACCATCACAGGGAACACATATCTTTGATCCAGTTACAAAGgtgagaggaaagaggaaaatgagattttttttcttaaaaaaaaaacctttcagcAGTATGAGGTTGAGCCGTTCATGCTTACCTCCTTTCTCTGAACTTTGAGCCTTTAGTGGCAATATCTTTTCTTGGGGTCGGAACTTCCTATATCTCTAAATTTGAGAGATTTGCATACTGGAAGTTGTCTCAAGCTCAACAGCTTATTGTAGGTGTGGTTGCTTTGTGAGCACAGAAGTTACAAGGACTGCTGTTGTGTGATGCAACATTCATCTAGTGGATGCTTTACAGATTTCTGCATATCTAGTTATGATGTCTAGCATTGCATGttagattttcttctttgcaggcAATGAAGATTTGGGTTTGTTAGTGggttttggtttatttttccctgagTTCACTTTTTtgatgtttggtttttttgattggttggggttttttgttttttgtcttttttttcaattgcaaATTGCAACCATCAGATAATGTATCCACAGTAGAGCCTCAAGTTATACTGCTCCAGCTCCTTGGAAAGGAGGATGTTCTGCATTGTTTATCATTGTTACTCATAGGAAATGGAGCCTGTAGCCCAAATAGTGAGAATGTTCTTTGTGATAGGTTTTGGGGGAGTTtcatggaaagagagagaaagaacataGGAGTctgaggcagctgctccttAAGCCTGTACTGTGTCTGAAGCAGAAGACTCCACACTTgactgagagaaagaaagggtgCTATGTATCCAATATGGAGGGGAAGATACTGAGACAAAGACTTTTTGCTTAGAGGAATGTTAAAAGCTGTCACTGGAAAGCCACTTCTCTCTAGAGAGTGTTACtatgtttctgtatttcactgctgcattttttgTTCCTTGAAGTTACTCTCGTGGGATGTTGGGAAAATAAACCCCCAGAAGCTGCCAAGCTTGAAAGGGACAATGAGCCTACAAGCTGGGGCATCCAAACCAGATGAGAATCCTACCATTAACTTGCAGtttaaaattcagcagctgGCTATATCTGGTAAGTGATTATTAGGTGAAGAAGGTGAATGTTTTGTGCTATGTCCATGTGCTGATTAAGCAGGTAGCTGACAGCTCTGCATGCCCTCTGAAGTACATTCCATCTGAAACGTGTTCATCAAGTAAAAGAACCATATTCAGATTTGTTGTTCTCTCTGTTGCTTTGTTAAACAGCCTGCCCATTCTCTCTTGAATTTCTTGCTTACAGCCCTATAAAGAATTTTTAGGGTAGGGACATGTTAGTAAAGAATGCTGCTGACAACTTGCATTTGCCAGCTTCTATTTCATGCTTGCTAAAACTTCCCCTATGCCTTTTATGCCTCTAGTGtggttttctgttgcttttattcTGAAGCCCTGTCAGCTTTGTCTGTGGCAGCACTCAGTCTCACTCTGTCTTTGTTTGCCTTTAGGACTGAAAGTGAATCGCCTGGACATGTATGGGGAGAAGTACAAGCCCTTCAAGGGGATAAAATACATGACTAAGGCTGGCAAGTTCCAAGTCCGAACCTAGAGGAGCATGATAGTGAGGAAGAGCACTTTCCTGTTTCTCCTGTCCCTAGCTGTTGGATGCAGCCTCTCCCCACCATCACACATTTAGGGTTGCTCCCTTACCTGTACTAGCATTTGCTGGAGAGCCAGTGCTTGgggtgctggggagcagggaaaAGCAGGGCTGACCTGAAACCATCTCATCCCTAACTGCATCTGAAGTATGCAGAGCAATAGCAGATGGGAGAGGTATGCAGGTCCCTTGGGATTAGTGAGTCAGCTATGTAAGCCTGTATCACCTTCACCTTGCTGTCTTAAAGGAAATTCTAGGGATTTACTCCATTTATATCTCCTGTTCCGTATGTTTTGGTTGACTTTTATCCCATTGTAGATGACACAAAGTTGAATTTTGATAAAGCTCAACTCCAGTCTAATGGTGTAGCAtctgctcttctgcctcagTGGGTGTTTGGAGAGCTATAGTTATTGCAGGCAGAGAGGTCAACTGGCCATTCTCTGCCTCAAAGAGCCTGAAGAAGTGGAAAGGTAGATTCCCGGAACAGGAAGTTGAGTCTGAGTTTTTGTGTGGTGCCATGGcgggagaaagggaagaaatgaaTGGAGATTTCAGAAACTGTCTTCATCATTAAGTAACTTGAATTAAGTATATCTGGGAATAGACTGGAAATTCATCAAAATCTTAGTATAGTAGCTTATGAAGAGCTGGCAGAAGCACAGATTGTCTTGTAACTGATGGGGGATGATCTCTGAATGCAACTCTACCTCTCTTATTTTTTGCTTGCTATTTGGAGGTAGGGTTTCTCATAGCTTTTTTGAGGGGTCAGGGAAGAGCCAGAGGCTGCATAGGAGCATCTGTGGAATCATAGCGTTATGATGGAAACTGAAGCTGAGACAGCTGAATGAAGCAGATGATCACAATCACAGTAACTTGTCAGCACCTCTTTTTGCCTCTGCCTGCCTATTAGGAATGAAGATGATACTGCTGTTCCTCTGCTCACTGATATCTTTATACAAGATAATTGTGTCCTGGTACCTACGTGGTGTTTTTGGCTGTCCTACCTCATTCCAGTTCCTATCTCAGTCAGCTGCTGTGCAGGTGAATTCTAGCCTacattgttttttgttttttgtttttttttttggtttgtttttgtttttcctctgggCCATCTCTTCTGTAGAGGATGCTGCTGCATCTGACCGTCTTGGTCTGTACATCTCTCTGTACAgcataaatatgaaatgaaaggtGTATGCACTGTTCTGTATTGTCTGTAATGTGCTCTTTGGCCACTAGATGCCaatgtgtttatttctgtgGTAGCAAAACCTGTCCATAACTGCTGTGCATGGGATTACAGCATCTATGAGGTGGCTGTGGAGTCCAGCATGTGTAGTCTGTGCTTGCGAACAGAACAACATGAAGGATAATACATATTCTGATTTGTGTGTGACAGATATTTGTAGCGAATGAGTGGCATCTCATTTCTGTAATTGAAGGTTCCAGTGCAACTGACGAATGCCACTGCAGGTGGCCTTAGTGCTGAGCATATTCAGTGCAAATATAACTGTTGACCAGGGCAtcaataaaattcattttttatctgTAATTTGTGTCATTTCAGTGATTTGTGTGGGGTTTACAAGATGCACAGTGGGTATTCAAGGATAAATGTAAATCATGCCAACTGAACCTTGAATAGTGGGTGCCTTAAGGAGATGAACATGGTTATACAAATGAAATTATCCCCAAGCTTACAATTTCAAATCTGGAAAaactaaaattgttttcttgaaataatttttaatgttccCAGTAGCAATAGGGAACTCTTCCTAGAATTTCTGTAAAACTATGTTTTTAGAAATTTAGATgaactgtttttgtttattaGGTAGGGTTTTTAGTAGTAGACTGAAGGCTGTGCTTTAATTATGAAGACACAGAAACACCTCCTTACTTTCCTGTTCTTCAGTTACTGATACCGTCCTTTGGCTCtctagctttgtttttaaaataacttttttttcctgcagaggtGGTTCATATTACTCAAAACTTTTAAGGGCTTTTTATGTGCATAAGGATGTCTGGCCCTTATGACAGGCTCTCTAAATGTCAACCTTAAATGGCTGCAATTTCCCATAGATGAAAGATGAAACAGGACAGAAGGGAAGAGTAGGGGGCAACTTCAGTGAGAACCTGGTAGAACTTGATTTAAGGAATTTTGGAGGTGCAGCTGGGTTCTTTAATTGCaataaatgcaaatactgaCATGCAGGTTCCAAAAGAGTTTGGATGTGGCCTTATCAGTTATCTGCAAAGTGAGAAGAGAGCTGATAGGTGAGGCTGGCAAAAGGCAGTCATTACTGCTGTAGACCCGGTCCCAAAATAGTGTCTCTGTGCTGTGCTAGAAGAGGACAAGTAGGGAAAAAATAGgatgagaagaggaaaaactggTGTTGTAGAAACAGATTCAAGGATTTTCATTGGAGGGGCAGGGTAGGGAGAAATGTAGCAAGTAAATAAGCCAGATGAATGGGTAGTACTTTCAAGACTAGTTAAATATGCTAAAGCTAGATGCCAGCAACTTTTAAGAagtgaaacacaagaagttaaAGTAACTCTGAAGAGCATGAATTCTTGTTATTGAACTGGGACTTGGTAAATCTCCTAGATTAGGAATCTATTACAAAACAGGAGATAAGGAGGTATTTGGGAAAATTTAGAGTAGATTCTGGCCCATACTTAAGT from Rhea pennata isolate bPtePen1 chromosome 28, bPtePen1.pri, whole genome shotgun sequence includes these protein-coding regions:
- the AP3M2 gene encoding AP-3 complex subunit mu-2, which produces MIHSLFLINASGDIFLEKHWKSVVSRSVCDYFFEAQERASEAENVPPVIPTPHHYLLSVYRHKIFFVAVIQSEVPPLFVIEFLHRVVDTFQDYFGVCSEVMIKDNVVVVYEVLEEMLDNGFPLATESNILKELIKPPTILRTVVNTITGSTNVGDQLPTGQLSVVPWRRTGVKYTNNEAYFDVIEEIDAIIDKSGSTVTAEIQGVIDACVKLTGMPDLTLSFMNPRLLDDVSFHPCVRFKRWESERILSFIPPDGNFRLLSYHVSAQNLVAIPVYVKHNISFRDGSSLGRFEITVGPKQTMGKMIEGVMVASQMPKGVLNMSLTPSQGTHIFDPVTKLLSWDVGKINPQKLPSLKGTMSLQAGASKPDENPTINLQFKIQQLAISGLKVNRLDMYGEKYKPFKGIKYMTKAGKFQVRT